One part of the Arabidopsis thaliana chromosome 4, partial sequence genome encodes these proteins:
- a CDS encoding cytochrome-c oxidase/ electron carrier (cytochrome-c oxidases;electron carriers; FUNCTIONS IN: electron carrier activity, cytochrome-c oxidase activity; LOCATED IN: mitochondrion, plasma membrane; EXPRESSED IN: 25 plant structures; EXPRESSED DURING: 16 growth stages; CONTAINS InterPro DOMAIN/s: Cytochrome c oxidase, subunit VIIa (InterPro:IPR003177); Has 60 Blast hits to 57 proteins in 12 species: Archae - 0; Bacteria - 0; Metazoa - 0; Fungi - 0; Plants - 60; Viruses - 0; Other Eukaryotes - 0 (source: NCBI BLink).), translated as MLTETPFRPREKLLEKQRLFQSIQRHTYLKGPMDKITSLFIPSCQIIA; from the exons ATGTTGACTGAAACTCCATTTAGGCCACGAGAGAAGCTTctggagaaacagagattgTTCCAGAGCATCCAAAGGCACACTTACTTGAAAGGACCAATGGACAAGATCACTTCT CTGTTTATTCCGTCTTGCCAAATAATTGCTTAG
- a CDS encoding cytochrome-c oxidase/ electron carrier (cytochrome-c oxidases;electron carriers; FUNCTIONS IN: electron carrier activity, cytochrome-c oxidase activity; LOCATED IN: mitochondrion, plasma membrane; EXPRESSED IN: 25 plant structures; EXPRESSED DURING: 16 growth stages; CONTAINS InterPro DOMAIN/s: Cytochrome c oxidase, subunit VIIa (InterPro:IPR003177); Has 30201 Blast hits to 17322 proteins in 780 species: Archae - 12; Bacteria - 1396; Metazoa - 17338; Fungi - 3422; Plants - 5037; Viruses - 0; Other Eukaryotes - 2996 (source: NCBI BLink).), with protein sequence MLTETPFRPREKLLEKQRLFQSIQRHTYLKGPMDKITSVAIPIALAASSLYMIGTGIYNMSNGIGKKE encoded by the exons ATGTTGACTGAAACTCCATTTAGGCCACGAGAGAAGCTTctggagaaacagagattgTTCCAGAGCATCCAAAGGCACACTTACTTGAAAGGACCAATGGACAAGATCACTTCTGTTGCTATTCCTATTGCCTTGGCTGCAAGTTCTCTCTACATGATT GGAACAGGAATCTACAACATGTCGAATGGAATCGGCAAAAAGGAATAA
- a CDS encoding G10 family protein, whose amino-acid sequence MPKVKTNRVKYPEGWELIEPTLRELDAKMREAETDSHDGKRKCETLWPIFKVSHQRSRYVYDLYYRREEISKELYEFCLDQGYADRSLIAKWKKSGYERLCCLRCIQPRDHNYGTTCVCRVPKHLREEKVVECVHCGCQGCASGD is encoded by the exons ATGCCAAAGGTTAAAACTAACCGAGTCAAGTACCCAGAAGGATGGGAGTTGATCGAGCCTACTCTTCGAGAGCTTGATGCCAAGATGAGAGAAG CTGAGACTGATTCACATGATGGTAAGAGAAAGTGTGAAACTTTATGGCCAATCTTCAAAGTTTCTCATCAGAGGAGTCGGTATGTATATGACCTTTATTACCGAAGGGAAGAAATATCTAAAGAGCTCTATGAATTCTGCTTGGACCAGGGCTATGCAGATCGCAGTCTGATTGCCAAATGGAAAAAG TCGGGATACGAACGTTTATGCTGCTTGCGCTGCATACAGCCAAGAGACCACAACTATGGAACAACATGTGTATGCCGTGTTCCCAAACACTTGCGTGAAGAGAAAGTGGTCGAATGCGTTCACTGCGGCTGTCAAGGATGCGCGAGTGGCGATTAA
- the AAT1 gene encoding amino acid transporter 1 (amino acid transporter 1 (AAT1); FUNCTIONS IN: arginine transmembrane transporter activity, L-lysine transmembrane transporter activity, cationic amino acid transmembrane transporter activity, L-glutamate transmembrane transporter activity; INVOLVED IN: basic amino acid transport, L-arginine import, L-glutamate import; LOCATED IN: plasma membrane, membrane; EXPRESSED IN: 13 plant structures; EXPRESSED DURING: 4 anthesis, C globular stage, petal differentiation and expansion stage; CONTAINS InterPro DOMAIN/s: Cationic amino acid transporter (InterPro:IPR015606), Amino acid/polyamine transporter I (InterPro:IPR002293), Cationic amino acid transport permease (InterPro:IPR004755), Amino acid permease domain (InterPro:IPR004841); BEST Arabidopsis thaliana protein match is: cationic amino acid transporter 5 (TAIR:AT2G34960.1); Has 31468 Blast hits to 31317 proteins in 2259 species: Archae - 510; Bacteria - 25893; Metazoa - 1955; Fungi - 1722; Plants - 342; Viruses - 0; Other Eukaryotes - 1046 (source: NCBI BLink).): protein MASGGGDDGLRRRGCSCTKDDFLPEESFQSMGNYLKALKETPSRFMDRIMTRSLDSDEINEMKARSGHEMKKTLTWWDLMWFGIGAVIGSGIFVLTGLEARNHSGPAVVLSYVVSGVSAMLSVFCYTEFAVEIPVAGGSFAYLRVELGDFMAFIAAGNIILEYVVGGAAVARSWTSYFATLLNHKPEDFRIIVHKLGEDYSHLDPIAVGVCAIICVLAVVGTKGSSRFNYIASIIHMVVILFVIIAGFTKADVKNYSDFTPYGVRGVFKSAAVLFFAYIGFDAVSTMAEETKNPGRDIPIGLVGSMVVTTVCYCLMAVTLCLMQPYQQIDPDAPFSVAFSAVGWDWAKYIVAFGALKGMTTVLLVGAIGQARYMTHIARAHMMPPWLAQVNAKTGTPINATVVMLAATALIAFFTKLKILADLLSVSTLFIFMFVAVALLVRRYYVTGETSTRDRNKFLVFLGLILASSTATAVYWALEEEGWIGYCITVPIWFLSTVAMKFLVPQARAPKIWGVPLVPWLPSASIAINIFLLGSIDTKSFVRFAIWTGILLIYYVLFGLHATYDTAKATLKEKQALQKAEEGGVVADNSCSAT, encoded by the exons atggcttCGGGTGGTGGTGACGATGGGCTTCGTCGGCGAGGCTGTTCATGCACAAAAGACGATTTCTTACCGGAAGAATCGTTCCAAAGCATGGGGAATTACCTAAAAGCCCTTAAAGAAACACCGAGTCGGTTCATGGATCGTATTATGACTCGGTCACTAGACTCCGACGAGATTAACGAGATGAAGGCTCGTAGTGGTCacgagatgaagaagacgttGACGTGGTGGGATCTCATGTGGTTTGGTATCGGTGCAGTCATCGGCTCTGGGATATTCGTTCTCACTGGACTCGAAGCACGTAATCATTCCGGTCCAGCCGTCGTGTTGTCTTACGTTGTCTCTGGTGTCTCCGCCATGCTCTCCGTCTTTTGTTACACCGAGTTCGCCGTTGAGATTCCCGTCGCAG GCGGTTCTTTTGCCTACTTAAGAGTGGAGCTCGGCGACTTCATGGCCTTCATCGCCGCGGGAAACATAATCCTCGAATACGTTGTCGGTGGAGCTGCCGTGGCTCGATCGTGGACCTCTTACTTCGCCACTCTCTTAAACCATAAACCTGAAGACTTCCGCATCATAGTTCACAAACTCGGCGAAGACTATAGCCACTTAGATCCAATAGCCGTCGGCGTTTGCGCCATCATTTGTGTTTTAGCTGTCGTTGGCACAAAAGGCTCCTCAAGATTCAATTACATTGCTTCTATAATCCACATGGTCGTGATTCTCTTTGTTATCATCGCCGGATTTACTAAAGCCGATGTGAAAAACTACAGCGATTTCACTCCTTACGGCGTTAGAGGAGTGTTTAAATCCGCCGCGGTTCTTTTCTTTGCCTATATTGGATTTGATGCGGTTTCAACGATGGCTGAGGAGACAAAGAATCCAGGGAGAGATATTCCTATTGGTCTTGTTGGATCGATGGTGGTTACTACGGTTTGTTATTGTCTCATGGCGGTTACGTTGTGTCTTATGCAGCCGTATCAACAGATTGATCCGGACGCGCCATTCTCGGTTGCGTTTTCTGCCGTTGGATGGGATTGGGCTAAGTACATTGTCGCCTTTGGGGCTCTTAAAG GTATGACGACGGTTTTGTTAGTTGGGGCCATTGGTCAAGCTAGGTACATGACACACATAGCCCGAGCCCATATGATGCCTCCATGGCTAGCTCAAGTCAACGCAAAGACCGGAACACCAATTAACGCGACCGTGGTAATGCTTGCCGCGACAGCTCTCATAGCATTCTTcacaaaactgaaaattttagCCGATCTCTTGTCTGTTTCCACACTTTTCATCTTCATGTTCGTTGCTGTGGCTCTTCTCGTTAGAAGATATTACGTCACCGGAGAAACATCGACCCGTGACCGTAACAAGTTTTTAGTGTTCTTAGGTTTGATTCTTGCGTCCTCTACCGCGACTGCTGTTTATTGGgctttggaagaagaaggttggatTGGGTATTGCATTACGGTTCCTATATGGTTTCTGTCTACGGTTGCCATGAAGTTTCTTGTACCGCAAGCTAGGGCTCCGAAAATTTGGGGTGTTCCTTTGGTTCCGTGGTTGCCTTCTGCTTCCATCGCTATTAATATCTTCCTTCTTGGTTCCATCGATACAAAATCGTTCGTTAGGTTTGCAATCTGGACAGGTATTCTGCTCATATATTACGTCTTGTTTGGGTTGCACGCAACGTATGATACAGCTAAGGCGACGTTGAAGGAGAAGCAGGCATTGCAGAAAGCTGAGGAAGGTGGTGTTGTTGCTGATAATTCTTGTTCTGCAACTTAA
- the AAT1 gene encoding amino acid transporter 1, with protein MAFIAAGNIILEYVVGGAAVARSWTSYFATLLNHKPEDFRIIVHKLGEDYSHLDPIAVGVCAIICVLAVVGTKGSSRFNYIASIIHMVVILFVIIAGFTKADVKNYSDFTPYGVRGVFKSAAVLFFAYIGFDAVSTMAEETKNPGRDIPIGLVGSMVVTTVCYCLMAVTLCLMQPYQQIDPDAPFSVAFSAVGWDWAKYIVAFGALKGMTTVLLVGAIGQARYMTHIARAHMMPPWLAQVNAKTGTPINATVVMLAATALIAFFTKLKILADLLSVSTLFIFMFVAVALLVRRYYVTGETSTRDRNKFLVFLGLILASSTATAVYWALEEEGWIGYCITVPIWFLSTVAMKFLVPQARAPKIWGVPLVPWLPSASIAINIFLLGSIDTKSFVRFAIWTGILLIYYVLFGLHATYDTAKATLKEKQALQKAEEGGVVADNSCSAT; from the exons ATGGCCTTCATCGCCGCGGGAAACATAATCCTCGAATACGTTGTCGGTGGAGCTGCCGTGGCTCGATCGTGGACCTCTTACTTCGCCACTCTCTTAAACCATAAACCTGAAGACTTCCGCATCATAGTTCACAAACTCGGCGAAGACTATAGCCACTTAGATCCAATAGCCGTCGGCGTTTGCGCCATCATTTGTGTTTTAGCTGTCGTTGGCACAAAAGGCTCCTCAAGATTCAATTACATTGCTTCTATAATCCACATGGTCGTGATTCTCTTTGTTATCATCGCCGGATTTACTAAAGCCGATGTGAAAAACTACAGCGATTTCACTCCTTACGGCGTTAGAGGAGTGTTTAAATCCGCCGCGGTTCTTTTCTTTGCCTATATTGGATTTGATGCGGTTTCAACGATGGCTGAGGAGACAAAGAATCCAGGGAGAGATATTCCTATTGGTCTTGTTGGATCGATGGTGGTTACTACGGTTTGTTATTGTCTCATGGCGGTTACGTTGTGTCTTATGCAGCCGTATCAACAGATTGATCCGGACGCGCCATTCTCGGTTGCGTTTTCTGCCGTTGGATGGGATTGGGCTAAGTACATTGTCGCCTTTGGGGCTCTTAAAG GTATGACGACGGTTTTGTTAGTTGGGGCCATTGGTCAAGCTAGGTACATGACACACATAGCCCGAGCCCATATGATGCCTCCATGGCTAGCTCAAGTCAACGCAAAGACCGGAACACCAATTAACGCGACCGTGGTAATGCTTGCCGCGACAGCTCTCATAGCATTCTTcacaaaactgaaaattttagCCGATCTCTTGTCTGTTTCCACACTTTTCATCTTCATGTTCGTTGCTGTGGCTCTTCTCGTTAGAAGATATTACGTCACCGGAGAAACATCGACCCGTGACCGTAACAAGTTTTTAGTGTTCTTAGGTTTGATTCTTGCGTCCTCTACCGCGACTGCTGTTTATTGGgctttggaagaagaaggttggatTGGGTATTGCATTACGGTTCCTATATGGTTTCTGTCTACGGTTGCCATGAAGTTTCTTGTACCGCAAGCTAGGGCTCCGAAAATTTGGGGTGTTCCTTTGGTTCCGTGGTTGCCTTCTGCTTCCATCGCTATTAATATCTTCCTTCTTGGTTCCATCGATACAAAATCGTTCGTTAGGTTTGCAATCTGGACAGGTATTCTGCTCATATATTACGTCTTGTTTGGGTTGCACGCAACGTATGATACAGCTAAGGCGACGTTGAAGGAGAAGCAGGCATTGCAGAAAGCTGAGGAAGGTGGTGTTGTTGCTGATAATTCTTGTTCTGCAACTTAA
- the EMB2271 gene encoding Transducin/WD40 repeat-like superfamily protein (EMBRYO DEFECTIVE 2271 (EMB2271); CONTAINS InterPro DOMAIN/s: WD40 repeat 2 (InterPro:IPR019782), WD40 repeat-like-containing domain (InterPro:IPR011046), WD40 repeat, conserved site (InterPro:IPR019775), WD40-repeat-containing domain (InterPro:IPR017986), WD40/YVTN repeat-like-containing domain (InterPro:IPR015943), WD40 repeat (InterPro:IPR001680), WD40 repeat, subgroup (InterPro:IPR019781); BEST Arabidopsis thaliana protein match is: Transducin/WD40 repeat-like superfamily protein (TAIR:AT4G05410.1); Has 39777 Blast hits to 20460 proteins in 714 species: Archae - 46; Bacteria - 6502; Metazoa - 14728; Fungi - 8617; Plants - 4380; Viruses - 43; Other Eukaryotes - 5461 (source: NCBI BLink).), producing the protein MKLEKKKGIGAKRRGKKSSIDHDPFLEEETEKRRKFNYDDDDDIESVESEEEGKVGEEVEDEFAHETVGEKRKRLAEDTLNRIEEAKQREHEEDNEEDDDFRDSLVAKTLMQEQLEKSGRVRRANALRVQDLQSSDKFRVIVKHQHSVTGVALSDDDSRGFSVSKDGTILHWDVSSGKSDEYKWPSDEVLKSHGLKFQESWYTRHNKQSLALAVSSDGRYLATGGVDCHVHLWDIRTREHVQAFTGHCGIVSSLCFREGTAELFSGSYDGTLSIWNAEHRTYIESCFGHQSELLSIDALGRERVLSVGRDRTMQLYKVPESTRLIYRASESNFECCCFVNSDEFLSGSDNGSIALWSILKKKPVFIVNNAHHVIADHDSVNHNCTPACSWVSSVAVCRGSELAASGAGNGCVRLWGVESGSSAIQPLYELPLPGFVNSLAFAKSGRFLIAGVGQEPRLGRWGCLKSAQNGVAIHPLRLS; encoded by the exons ATGAAActcgagaagaagaaaggtattGGGGCGAAGAGAAGAGGGAAAAAGAGTTCCATCGATCATGATCCTTTCTTAGaggaagagacagagaagcGGAGAAAATTCAAttacgatgatgatgatgatatcgAATCTGTAGAATCTGAAGAGGAAGGGAAGGTTGGTGAGGAGGTGGAGGATGAGTTTGCTCATGAGACGGTAGGCGAGAAACGAAAGAGACTGGCGGAGGATACTTTGAATAGAATCGAAGAGGCGAAACAGAGAGAGCATGAAGAAGATaacgaggaagatgatgattttagAGATTCGCTTGTGGCAAAGACTCTAATGCAGGAACAGCTCGAGAAGAGTGGTCGTGTTCGGAGAGCCAATGCATTGag GGTTCAAGATCTACAGAGTAGCGATAAGTTTCGTGTTATAGTCAAACACCAACATTCTGTTACAGGAGTAGCTCTATCAGATGATGATTCAAGAGGGTTCTCAGTTTCGAAAGACGGTACTATTCTGCATTGGGATGTATCTTCTGGTAAAAGTGATGAGTACAAATGGCCAAGCGATGAAGTTTTGAAGTCTCACGGGTTAAAGTTCCAGGAATCTTGGTATACAAGACATAACAAACAATCTCTAGCATTAGCTGTTAGCTCTGATGGCCGGTATTTAGCGACTGGAGGAGTTGATTGCCATGTTCATTTGTGGGATATCCGAACACGAGAGCATGTCCAG GCTTTTACAGGTCACTGTGGCATTGTTTCTAGTCTATGCTTTAGAGAAGGAACTGCAGAACTCTTTTCTGGTTCATATGATGGAACATTAAGTATATGGAATGCAGAACATAGAACATATATAGAATCATGTTTTGGACACCAGTCTGAACTTCTATCCATTGATGCTCTAGGGAGGGAGCGTGTTCTCAGTGTTGGACGCGATAGAACAATGCAGTTATATAAG GTTCCCGAGTCTACTCGGTTGATCTATCGAGCTTCCGAATCAAATTTTGAGTGCTGCTGTTTTGTTAATAGTGATGAGTTTTTGTCCGGATCAGATAATGGAAGTATTGCACTTTGGTccattttgaaaaagaaaccaGTGTTTATCGTTAACAATGCTCACCACGTGATAGCTGATCATGATTCTGTTAACCATAACTGTACACCAGCATGTTCTTGGGTCAGTTCAGTTGCTGTCTGTAGAGGTAGCGAGCTTGCTGCATCGGGAGCTGGTAATGGTTGTGTGCGTTTATGGGGTGTTGAAAGTGGATCTAGTGCTATACAACCTTTATACGAGCTTCCACTT CCTGGGTTTGTGAACTCTTTAGCTTTTGCAAAATCTGGTCGGTTTCTGATCGCTGGTGTTGGACAG GAACCGCGGCTCGGAAGATGGGGTTGCTTAAAATCTGCGCAGAACGGTGTTGCAATACATCCCTTAAGGCTTTCATGA
- a CDS encoding copper ion-binding protein (BEST Arabidopsis thaliana protein match is: copper ion binding (TAIR:AT4G05400.2); Has 41 Blast hits to 41 proteins in 16 species: Archae - 0; Bacteria - 0; Metazoa - 0; Fungi - 0; Plants - 40; Viruses - 0; Other Eukaryotes - 1 (source: NCBI BLink).) — protein sequence MIRFARPKPIIDSVSYNLLQKCYASGTPKGKSKLKTGQSLKRNKLTIKKGGGNGGGRGGDEVDKGKGRISDQCINAPCPVRYLRPKEREREARREKLGLISKARQKEIDFQKKGGSFTMGVTTAPMRIGTPGLDYISLGIFTEDELPKYKVTVEDGIRLAKEYSRVLMREHRARRVAEISLMKMRNAAVEALPENLKKAALVRDLTPFPVSRGTATLTPPIEGYLERIMNAAARKSSGKEKLR from the coding sequence ATGATCAGATTCGCGAGACCAAAACCTATAATTGACTCAGTGAGTTACAATCTTCTCCAGAAATGTTACGCTAGTGGAACCCCCAAAGGAAAATCGAAGCTGAAGACAGGCCAATCATTGAAACGCAACAAACTCACAATCAAAAAAGGCGGTGGAAACGGCGGTGGCAGAGGTGGTGATGAGGTGGATAAGGGAAAAGGAAGAATCTCAGATCAATGCATAAACGCTCCTTGTCCTGTTCGTTACCTGAGACCTAAGGAAAGAGAGCGAGAAGCGAGACGAGAGAAGCTAGGGCTAATCAGTAAAGCGAGGCAAAAAGAGATTGATTTTCAGAAGAAAGGTGGATCCTTTACGATGGGAGTTACTACTGCGCCGATGAGGATTGGGACTCCAGGATTGGATTACATTTCGTTAGGGATTTTTACGGAAGATGAGTTACCAAAGTATAAGGTTACAGTGGAGGATGGGATTAGACTTGCGAAAGAGTATAGTAGAGTGCTTATGAGAGAGCATAGAGCGAGACGTGTAGCGGAGATTagtttgatgaagatgaggaacGCTGCGGTTGAGGCATTGCCGGAGAATTTGAAGAAGGCGGCTTTAGTGCGTGATTTGACTCCGTTTCCGGTGAGTCGAGGTACGGCTACGCTTACTCCACCTATTGAAGGGTATTTGGAGAGGATTATGAATGCTGCGGCTAGGAAGAGCTCTGGTAAAGAGAAGTTGAGATGA